A window of the Halostagnicola kamekurae genome harbors these coding sequences:
- a CDS encoding zinc ribbon domain-containing protein, which yields MSGIVAAGVYVPRYRLSSDELESAWGTSHASGVEQKAVPAADEDTLTMAVEAAERALESASRERSAIDVVAAATTTPPLAEGDFVPRLVRALDLPAQVTTATATQHTAAGAEALSRALDADGTALVVAADCPKGEPADADHPFGAGAAAFVVGDDPAVEIADSAWHSDETPGVRFRERGTRTVDALGITTYERDAVREAVTSAVDSLEVDPETATGAAIHQRDGAFPYRAAGDLPISGEAVAAGTVADRIGDAGAATVPIGLLSALSDGGDAGSGLSLAAFFGGGSAAAFAFRGTLSVPGLEELEAAEPISYAAYLRERGYVVDGEVSGGGANVSLPNWQGSLEQRYRLVAGSCPECGGVTFPPEGACQECHARVEFDEFEAPRTGTVRAVTAIGQGGAPPEFAEQQQRDGAYAVAIVALEAEEGTITLPAQVTDADPESVSVGDTVTATIRRIYTQEGVPRYGAKFEPTD from the coding sequence ATGAGCGGAATCGTCGCCGCCGGGGTCTACGTCCCCCGATACCGCCTCTCGAGCGACGAACTCGAGTCCGCGTGGGGAACGAGCCACGCCTCCGGGGTCGAGCAGAAGGCGGTCCCCGCCGCCGACGAGGACACGCTGACGATGGCCGTCGAAGCGGCCGAGCGGGCGCTCGAGAGCGCGTCTCGAGAGCGGTCGGCCATCGACGTTGTGGCGGCCGCGACGACGACGCCGCCGCTCGCCGAGGGCGACTTCGTTCCGCGATTGGTGCGGGCGCTCGATCTCCCCGCACAGGTCACGACGGCGACTGCCACCCAGCACACCGCGGCCGGAGCCGAAGCGCTCTCGAGGGCGCTCGACGCCGACGGGACGGCGCTCGTCGTCGCGGCCGATTGCCCCAAGGGTGAGCCCGCCGATGCCGACCACCCGTTCGGTGCGGGTGCCGCCGCGTTCGTCGTCGGCGACGATCCGGCGGTCGAGATCGCAGACAGCGCCTGGCACAGCGACGAGACGCCGGGCGTCCGGTTCCGCGAGCGCGGGACTCGGACGGTCGACGCGCTCGGGATCACGACCTACGAGCGCGACGCGGTCCGCGAGGCCGTCACCAGCGCGGTGGACTCGCTCGAGGTCGACCCGGAGACGGCGACCGGCGCGGCGATTCACCAGCGGGACGGCGCGTTTCCCTACCGCGCCGCGGGGGACCTACCGATTTCGGGCGAGGCCGTGGCGGCGGGAACCGTCGCCGACCGCATCGGCGACGCGGGGGCCGCGACCGTTCCGATCGGACTGCTCTCGGCGCTTTCCGATGGCGGGGACGCCGGGAGCGGGCTCTCGCTCGCCGCCTTCTTCGGCGGGGGCAGCGCGGCCGCGTTCGCCTTCCGGGGCACCCTTTCGGTGCCGGGCCTCGAGGAACTCGAGGCGGCGGAGCCGATCTCCTACGCCGCCTACCTCCGCGAGCGCGGCTACGTCGTCGACGGCGAGGTCTCCGGCGGCGGCGCGAACGTCAGCCTGCCGAACTGGCAGGGCTCGCTCGAGCAGCGCTACCGCCTCGTGGCCGGGTCCTGTCCCGAGTGCGGCGGCGTGACGTTCCCGCCCGAGGGCGCCTGCCAGGAGTGCCACGCCCGCGTCGAGTTCGACGAGTTCGAAGCGCCCCGGACCGGCACCGTTCGCGCCGTGACCGCGATCGGACAGGGCGGCGCGCCGCCGGAGTTCGCAGAACAGCAGCAACGCGACGGCGCGTACGCGGTCGCGATCGTCGCGCTCGAGGCCGAGGAAGGGACGATCACACTGCCCGCGCAGGTCACCGACGCGGATCCCGAGTCGGTCTCGGTCGGTGACACCGTTACGGCGACGATTCGGCGGATCTACACGCAGGAAGGGGTTCCCCGGTACGGCGCGAAGTTCGAACCGACTGATTGA
- a CDS encoding thiolase domain-containing protein: MRDAYVLGAGQSSFGSFPDETYLSLFDDAFDAAMDSVESPLSPESIDEAFLGTLGVGGRQIGLSGPAVTEHVGLHGIPTSRVENACAASGYAFRQAVTAIRSGMADVALAGGYEVMTDASSDHTRWWLGVSGETEWERTSGTTFAGVYAQMASAHMDEYDTTVEDLSRVAVKNHANGAQNPKAHLGFECSLEDAVSAPAVADPLNLYHCCPTTDGASAVLVASEEVAREHADTPIRVAGCGASSGRVGLFQRGSLTSVPASTRAGEAAYEAAGIGPDDLDFAEVHDCFAIAELLAYEDLGFCDRGEAGRLLREGVTDPDGELPTNTSGGLKSKGHPIGATGTGQIVEAFDQLRGEAHVQVDDPKYGLTHNVGGSGGGATVHIFEKEDAEGSA, translated from the coding sequence ATGCGAGATGCATACGTCCTCGGGGCGGGTCAGTCGTCGTTCGGCTCGTTTCCGGACGAAACGTACCTGTCGCTGTTCGACGACGCCTTCGACGCGGCGATGGACAGCGTGGAATCGCCACTCTCACCGGAGTCGATCGACGAGGCCTTCCTCGGAACGCTCGGCGTCGGCGGCCGACAGATCGGGCTCTCGGGGCCCGCGGTCACCGAACACGTCGGCCTCCACGGGATCCCCACGAGCCGCGTCGAGAACGCCTGCGCCGCGAGCGGCTACGCGTTCCGCCAGGCGGTCACGGCCATCCGGTCGGGAATGGCCGACGTCGCGCTGGCGGGCGGCTACGAAGTGATGACCGACGCGAGTTCCGATCACACCCGCTGGTGGCTCGGCGTCAGCGGCGAGACCGAGTGGGAGCGAACGAGCGGGACCACCTTCGCGGGCGTCTACGCGCAGATGGCAAGCGCCCACATGGACGAGTACGACACGACCGTCGAGGACCTGAGCCGCGTCGCGGTGAAAAACCACGCCAACGGCGCGCAAAACCCCAAAGCGCACCTCGGGTTCGAGTGTTCGCTCGAGGACGCGGTCTCCGCGCCGGCGGTCGCGGACCCGCTCAATCTCTATCACTGCTGTCCGACGACCGACGGGGCGAGCGCCGTGCTCGTCGCGAGCGAGGAGGTGGCGAGAGAGCACGCCGACACGCCGATCCGCGTCGCCGGCTGCGGGGCCTCGAGCGGCCGCGTCGGGCTCTTCCAGCGCGGCTCGCTGACGTCGGTCCCCGCGAGCACGCGAGCGGGAGAAGCGGCTTACGAGGCGGCCGGAATCGGCCCCGACGACCTCGACTTCGCGGAGGTCCACGACTGTTTCGCCATCGCCGAACTGCTCGCCTACGAGGACCTCGGCTTCTGTGACCGGGGCGAGGCCGGCAGACTCCTCCGGGAGGGCGTGACCGATCCCGACGGCGAGTTGCCGACGAACACCAGCGGCGGGCTGAAATCGAAGGGCCACCCCATCGGTGCGACCGGCACCGGCCAGATCGTCGAGGCGTTCGACCAGCTCCGAGGCGAGGCACACGTTCAGGTCGACGATCCGAAGTACGGCCTCACGCACAACGTCGGCGGAAGCGGGGGCGGGGCGACCGTCCACATCTTCGAGAAAGAAGACGCGGAGGGATCGGCATGA
- a CDS encoding aldehyde dehydrogenase family protein, whose amino-acid sequence MSYSGPTDLFIDGEWIDAEDGETFSTEDPATEETYATIAQAGAADVDSAVAAASDAVERDSDWRSLDPRERGRRLDAMADAIESMSDEIIRVESRDNGKTPFEASLDVEMVVDTFRYYAGWADKIQGDEVPVPGDRLNYTVREPVGVTGHVIPWNYPFQLAGRSLAPALACGNTAVLKPSSTTPLSALYYAVAAEEAGLPDGVLNVVPGRGSTAGNRLVEHPDVDHIAFTGSTGVGKGVMEQASQNVTGVTLELGGKGPNIVFPDADLEAAAAGCHYGIFMNAGQMCWAGSRLLVHESVHDEVVEQVVERAEATPLGSGIDDDGRMGPTVSESQQEEVLEYIESGKEEGATVATGGGVPADRDVGHFVEPTVFTDVENDMTIAREEIFGPVLSVIEFSDREEAIEIANDSPYGLMAGIWTSDLQTAHGVADSLDYGMVSVNEYPVTQPQTPFGGFKQSGRGREQGTEAIHEYTQTKNVNVNLE is encoded by the coding sequence ATGAGTTACAGCGGACCGACAGACCTGTTCATCGACGGCGAGTGGATCGACGCCGAAGACGGCGAGACGTTTTCGACCGAGGATCCGGCGACCGAAGAGACCTACGCGACCATCGCGCAGGCGGGAGCGGCCGACGTCGACAGCGCGGTTGCCGCGGCGTCCGACGCGGTCGAGCGCGACAGCGATTGGCGCTCGCTCGACCCGCGCGAACGCGGCCGACGGCTCGATGCCATGGCGGACGCCATCGAATCGATGTCCGACGAGATCATCCGCGTCGAGTCTCGAGACAACGGCAAGACGCCGTTCGAGGCCTCGCTGGACGTGGAGATGGTCGTCGACACCTTCCGGTACTACGCCGGCTGGGCCGACAAGATTCAGGGCGACGAGGTGCCCGTTCCCGGCGACCGGCTGAACTACACCGTTCGGGAGCCAGTAGGCGTGACGGGCCACGTCATCCCGTGGAACTATCCCTTCCAGCTCGCCGGGCGGAGCCTCGCACCCGCGCTGGCCTGCGGGAACACGGCCGTCCTCAAACCCTCGAGCACGACGCCGCTGTCGGCGCTGTACTACGCGGTCGCGGCCGAAGAGGCGGGCCTCCCCGACGGCGTGTTGAACGTCGTCCCCGGTCGCGGCTCCACCGCCGGAAACAGACTCGTCGAACACCCCGACGTCGACCACATCGCGTTCACGGGCAGCACCGGCGTCGGGAAGGGCGTCATGGAGCAGGCGTCCCAGAACGTGACCGGCGTGACCCTCGAGCTGGGTGGGAAGGGTCCGAACATCGTCTTCCCGGACGCCGACCTCGAGGCCGCCGCCGCGGGCTGTCACTACGGAATCTTCATGAACGCCGGCCAGATGTGCTGGGCGGGTTCGCGCCTGCTCGTCCACGAATCGGTCCACGACGAGGTCGTCGAGCAGGTCGTCGAACGCGCCGAAGCGACGCCGCTCGGGAGCGGTATCGACGACGACGGCCGAATGGGGCCGACGGTCAGCGAGAGCCAGCAGGAGGAGGTCCTCGAGTACATCGAGAGCGGGAAGGAAGAAGGCGCGACGGTCGCGACCGGCGGGGGCGTTCCCGCGGACAGAGACGTCGGTCACTTCGTCGAACCGACCGTGTTCACCGACGTGGAAAACGATATGACGATCGCTCGAGAGGAGATCTTCGGCCCGGTGCTTTCGGTCATCGAGTTTAGCGACCGCGAGGAGGCGATCGAGATCGCCAACGACTCGCCGTACGGCCTCATGGCCGGTATCTGGACGTCCGACCTGCAGACCGCCCACGGCGTGGCCGATTCGCTCGACTACGGCATGGTCAGCGTCAACGAGTATCCGGTCACCCAGCCCCAGACCCCCTTCGGCGGGTTCAAACAGAGCGGCCGCGGCCGCGAGCAGGGAACCGAAGCGATCCACGAGTACACCCAGACGAAGAACGTCAACGTGAACCTCGAGTGA
- a CDS encoding acyl-CoA dehydrogenase family protein, translated as MTLIENVLSEEHREIRDRAANFTADVVEPEAERIERTDEFPREVLEQAGERGILGILLPEAYGGEDSDFLSYCLAIEQIAQVSGAVAESIHGHTFAALPIATFGTEEQKETHLEAMVRGESIGSMLLTEPDAGSSPTELSTVATERDDGDGYRLSGEKSFGTNAGVADVHLVVARKQPTPEDGHGVSVFLAPGVDERDGFTFDRVEFMGMRGHVTGDSTLEDVPVDRSALLGEVGQGFRIAMGTIDMARTGLGAIGTGIATAAFEEALEYAGDREQGGKAVGEYQAVQVLVAEMDARLDGARHLVYDSAASIAADDASTRQSSKAKYVASDTAEFVTRNAIQVHGGKGYQTDLPLERYYRDAKILSIIGGTTEIQKTTVASDALGL; from the coding sequence ATGACTCTCATTGAGAACGTCCTCTCAGAGGAGCACCGAGAGATCCGGGATCGAGCGGCGAACTTCACCGCGGACGTCGTCGAACCGGAAGCCGAGCGAATCGAACGGACCGACGAGTTCCCGCGTGAGGTACTCGAGCAGGCGGGCGAACGCGGCATCCTCGGGATCTTGCTCCCGGAAGCCTACGGCGGGGAAGATTCCGATTTCCTCTCGTACTGTCTCGCGATCGAGCAGATCGCACAGGTCAGCGGGGCGGTCGCCGAGTCGATTCACGGCCACACCTTCGCGGCGCTGCCCATCGCGACCTTCGGCACCGAAGAACAGAAAGAGACGCATCTCGAGGCGATGGTACGCGGCGAATCGATCGGATCGATGTTGCTGACCGAACCCGACGCCGGCAGTTCACCGACCGAACTGTCGACCGTGGCGACGGAACGCGACGACGGCGACGGCTACCGGCTCAGCGGCGAGAAGTCCTTCGGGACCAACGCCGGCGTCGCGGACGTCCACCTCGTGGTCGCCCGCAAGCAGCCGACGCCGGAAGACGGCCACGGCGTGAGCGTCTTTCTGGCCCCCGGCGTCGACGAACGAGACGGATTCACCTTCGACCGCGTAGAGTTCATGGGCATGCGCGGGCACGTCACGGGCGACTCGACGCTCGAGGACGTGCCGGTCGACCGCTCGGCGCTCCTCGGCGAGGTCGGGCAGGGCTTTCGAATTGCCATGGGAACGATCGATATGGCTCGAACCGGACTCGGTGCGATCGGGACGGGAATCGCCACCGCGGCGTTCGAGGAAGCCCTCGAGTACGCCGGTGACCGCGAACAGGGCGGCAAAGCGGTCGGCGAGTACCAGGCGGTGCAGGTGCTCGTCGCCGAGATGGACGCCCGACTCGACGGCGCGCGCCACCTCGTCTACGACTCCGCGGCGTCGATCGCAGCCGACGACGCCAGTACGCGCCAGTCGAGCAAGGCGAAGTACGTCGCGAGCGACACCGCCGAGTTCGTCACCCGGAACGCAATTCAGGTCCACGGTGGGAAGGGCTACCAGACCGATCTCCCGCTCGAGCGCTACTACCGAGACGCCAAGATCCTGAGTATCATCGGCGGCACGACGGAGATTCAAAAGACGACCGTCGCGAGCGACGCCCTCGGTCTGTAA
- a CDS encoding methyl-accepting chemotaxis protein, translating to MSETERLLAPEEFDGSDSDGELERLRAERDFWRNLFDQLVEEFPESVVVVNDEGTITHWNDSIVELIGATRDEAVGNQAIDVVGTEGVEETLAEKVARTGEPVREDRIRSGNTDGKNWHVRAAGVPLLTPNGESVGAFEYVSSVTDLVEQREELERIQESISETVEGAVGELLEAAETNAETTEEVDELAEEQVENLVDVRNEMEALSATVEEISASAEEVSSQSELAAELADESKEATGEIVAMIDDVRDATDDLSATSHELEQRVREIDKVVDVIDQIADETNLLAVNANIQAAQVDAGAEGFAVVADEVKELADQSKEEVGTIEEIVDDVRENTTETIESVETTIDRVDVAIERARAVDEKQSEIKSAVGEATTGIEQIADATDDQAATAEEVATMLGTSVEQIEAVADEIETLADTNEQQAAKVREIRDDVRELESDL from the coding sequence ATGTCAGAAACCGAACGGTTGCTCGCTCCGGAAGAATTCGACGGTAGCGACTCCGATGGCGAACTCGAGCGACTGCGGGCCGAACGCGACTTCTGGCGAAATCTCTTCGATCAACTGGTCGAAGAGTTCCCCGAATCGGTCGTCGTCGTCAACGACGAGGGCACGATCACACACTGGAACGACTCGATCGTCGAGTTGATCGGCGCGACTCGAGACGAGGCGGTCGGGAATCAAGCGATCGATGTCGTTGGAACCGAAGGCGTCGAAGAGACGCTGGCCGAAAAGGTCGCTCGCACGGGCGAGCCGGTTCGCGAGGACCGAATCCGATCCGGAAACACGGACGGGAAAAACTGGCACGTCCGAGCGGCCGGGGTCCCGCTTTTGACCCCCAACGGCGAGTCGGTCGGCGCGTTCGAGTACGTAAGCAGCGTCACCGATTTAGTCGAGCAACGCGAGGAACTCGAGCGCATCCAGGAGTCGATCAGCGAGACCGTCGAGGGAGCCGTCGGTGAATTACTCGAGGCCGCCGAGACGAACGCGGAGACGACCGAGGAAGTCGACGAACTGGCCGAAGAACAGGTCGAGAACCTCGTCGACGTGCGCAACGAGATGGAGGCGCTCTCGGCGACCGTCGAGGAGATCTCCGCCAGCGCCGAGGAGGTCAGCAGCCAGAGCGAACTCGCCGCGGAGCTGGCAGACGAATCGAAGGAAGCGACGGGCGAGATCGTCGCAATGATCGACGACGTTCGCGACGCGACAGACGACCTTTCGGCGACCAGCCACGAACTCGAGCAACGCGTGCGGGAAATCGACAAAGTCGTCGACGTGATCGACCAGATCGCCGATGAAACCAATCTGCTGGCGGTCAACGCCAACATTCAAGCCGCCCAGGTCGATGCCGGCGCGGAGGGCTTCGCGGTCGTCGCCGACGAGGTCAAAGAGCTCGCCGACCAGTCCAAAGAGGAGGTCGGAACGATCGAGGAGATCGTCGACGACGTCCGCGAGAACACCACCGAAACGATCGAGAGCGTCGAGACGACGATCGACCGGGTCGACGTCGCCATCGAGCGAGCCAGAGCCGTCGACGAAAAACAATCGGAGATCAAATCCGCCGTGGGCGAGGCGACGACCGGGATCGAACAGATCGCCGACGCCACTGACGACCAGGCCGCCACCGCCGAGGAGGTCGCCACGATGCTCGGCACCTCCGTCGAACAGATCGAAGCCGTCGCCGACGAAATCGAAACCCTCGCCGACACCAACGAACAGCAAGCCGCCAAGGTGCGCGAGATCCGTGACGACGTTCGGGAACTCGAGTCGGACCTGTGA
- a CDS encoding sodium:calcium antiporter, which translates to MRSLRSSPLVPVAIAVGLVLPWPVVSALGVRPGLIATVALSGTSILGAAFLLAWGAETAEKDVSRSFAIAVLAVLAVAPEYAVDALYAWEAGVAPGSGASRQAADLAVANMTGANRILIGIGWSGTALFTVYRARKSRDLNVERAEGFLASRVRLDRELSLEIVFLFAATVYAFFIPLTNSIAIHDMVILVGLYVLYIASAIRTPAVERGHTGVPAYFQSFRKRRRIATVIGLFVVAGGVIFLAVEPFAHGLEEIGLQYGIPPFLMIQWVAPLASETPEFVIVIMLVMKARSSASFNALISSKLNQWTLLIGTLVVVYSVSLGYYGALPMGQRQSGEIWLTAAQSFFALALLVDLRLSAREALALLALFLVQLYPPFHEYEWLLAFTALYLVLGTALLIYRREACRELVELAVDRVRTATTTASR; encoded by the coding sequence GTGAGGTCGCTGCGCTCGAGTCCGCTGGTCCCCGTCGCAATCGCTGTCGGCCTCGTCCTTCCGTGGCCGGTCGTCAGCGCGCTCGGCGTCCGTCCTGGTCTGATCGCGACGGTCGCCCTCTCCGGGACGTCGATCCTCGGGGCCGCCTTCCTGCTCGCCTGGGGGGCGGAGACGGCCGAGAAAGACGTCTCGAGGTCGTTCGCGATCGCCGTGTTGGCGGTGCTGGCCGTCGCGCCGGAGTACGCCGTCGACGCGCTCTACGCGTGGGAGGCCGGCGTCGCGCCGGGGAGCGGGGCCTCGCGACAGGCCGCCGATCTCGCGGTCGCGAACATGACCGGCGCGAACCGGATCCTCATCGGCATCGGCTGGTCGGGAACCGCCCTGTTCACCGTCTATCGTGCCAGGAAGAGCCGAGACCTCAACGTCGAACGCGCGGAAGGGTTTCTCGCGAGTCGTGTTCGACTCGATCGAGAACTCTCCCTCGAGATCGTCTTTCTGTTCGCGGCGACGGTGTACGCGTTTTTCATCCCGCTGACGAACTCGATCGCGATCCACGACATGGTGATTCTCGTGGGCCTTTACGTCCTCTACATCGCCTCCGCGATCAGAACGCCGGCCGTCGAACGGGGTCACACCGGCGTTCCGGCGTACTTCCAGTCGTTTCGGAAACGGCGGCGGATCGCGACCGTGATCGGACTCTTTGTCGTCGCCGGCGGCGTCATCTTCCTGGCGGTCGAACCCTTCGCTCATGGGCTCGAGGAAATCGGGCTGCAGTACGGCATTCCACCGTTTCTGATGATTCAGTGGGTCGCACCGCTTGCCAGCGAGACGCCCGAGTTCGTGATCGTCATCATGCTCGTGATGAAGGCCCGCTCGAGCGCGTCGTTCAACGCCCTCATCTCCTCGAAGCTCAATCAGTGGACGCTCCTCATCGGAACGCTCGTCGTCGTTTACAGCGTCTCGCTCGGGTACTACGGCGCGCTTCCGATGGGGCAGCGCCAGAGCGGCGAGATTTGGCTGACCGCGGCTCAGAGCTTCTTCGCGCTCGCGCTTCTCGTCGACCTGCGACTCAGCGCCCGCGAGGCGCTCGCCTTACTCGCGCTCTTTCTCGTACAGCTCTATCCCCCGTTTCACGAGTACGAGTGGTTGCTGGCGTTTACCGCGCTCTACCTCGTCCTCGGTACAGCTCTCCTGATTTACCGCCGGGAAGCCTGCCGCGAACTCGTCGAACTCGCAGTCGATCGCGTTCGGACGGCCACGACAACCGCGTCCCGGTAG
- a CDS encoding TrkH family potassium uptake protein, which yields MRRYLRVDWRAGLSLVGTLLALLSLAFVVPILVALAYGGEDLWVFVASMALTAGFGVALRRLDSEPKPGAREAFFVVAFTWLFAAMFGALPYVLAGNGTVAYPVNALFESMSGFTTTGATVMGDISFDTHSRAIMMWRQATQWLGGMGIIVLAVAILSQMAVGGAQLMEAEAPGPGISKLTPHIAETARVLWIAYIGFTALLMASLYALSVVAPELAPEMNLYNAIAHGFSTLPTGGFSTEARSIEAFSPAVQWLIVPFMFIAGVNFVLWWHVISGDPWELLRDNEFRFYLGAISLFSLVGTVILFFDASLQTPPTGQIGGHFERSLRYSVFQITSMTNSTGFANMDFNEWGHSAKALLLFVMFIGGSTGSTGGGIKILRWLVILKSLRREVFTTIHPEAVRPVRMNGQPLDEDAIRGIYAFTLLFLGLFFVGFLLLSADASRLPEFNPHTLDLLTASIATLGNIGPGFGVVGPMGSYNGFPVTSKLLMVVYMWIGRLEIFPVLVLLTAAYWRS from the coding sequence ATGCGTCGGTACCTCCGCGTCGACTGGCGGGCCGGCCTGAGCCTCGTGGGGACGCTGTTGGCGTTGCTCTCGCTCGCGTTCGTCGTCCCGATACTCGTCGCGCTGGCGTACGGCGGCGAGGATCTGTGGGTGTTCGTCGCGTCGATGGCCCTGACCGCGGGGTTCGGGGTGGCGTTACGGCGACTCGATTCCGAGCCGAAGCCGGGCGCCCGCGAGGCGTTCTTCGTCGTCGCGTTCACGTGGCTGTTTGCGGCTATGTTCGGAGCGCTTCCGTACGTGCTCGCCGGAAACGGGACGGTCGCCTACCCCGTCAACGCCCTGTTCGAGAGCATGAGCGGGTTCACCACGACGGGCGCGACGGTGATGGGCGACATCTCGTTCGACACTCACTCCCGCGCGATCATGATGTGGCGACAGGCCACCCAGTGGCTCGGCGGCATGGGTATCATCGTCCTCGCCGTCGCCATCCTCTCGCAGATGGCGGTCGGCGGCGCACAGTTGATGGAGGCCGAAGCCCCCGGGCCGGGTATTTCGAAACTCACACCGCACATCGCCGAGACCGCTCGCGTGCTGTGGATCGCGTACATCGGATTTACAGCCCTGTTGATGGCATCGTTATACGCGCTCTCGGTGGTAGCACCGGAACTCGCGCCGGAGATGAACCTGTACAACGCGATCGCACACGGTTTTTCGACGCTTCCGACCGGCGGCTTTTCGACGGAGGCACGGAGCATCGAGGCCTTCTCTCCGGCCGTCCAGTGGCTCATCGTCCCGTTCATGTTTATCGCGGGCGTCAACTTCGTACTCTGGTGGCACGTGATCTCGGGCGATCCATGGGAGCTCTTGCGCGACAACGAGTTCCGATTCTACCTCGGAGCCATCTCGCTGTTCTCACTCGTCGGAACGGTGATCCTCTTTTTCGACGCATCCTTACAAACCCCGCCGACTGGTCAGATCGGCGGCCACTTCGAGCGCTCCCTTCGGTACTCGGTCTTTCAGATCACTTCGATGACCAACTCGACGGGATTCGCGAACATGGACTTCAACGAGTGGGGGCACTCCGCGAAGGCGTTGTTGCTGTTCGTAATGTTTATCGGCGGATCGACCGGGTCGACCGGCGGCGGTATCAAAATTCTCCGATGGCTGGTAATCCTCAAATCGCTTCGCCGTGAAGTGTTTACGACCATTCATCCCGAGGCGGTGCGACCGGTTCGGATGAACGGCCAACCCCTCGACGAGGACGCTATCAGAGGAATATACGCGTTCACACTCCTGTTTTTGGGCCTGTTTTTCGTCGGGTTCTTGTTGCTCTCTGCGGACGCATCCAGACTGCCGGAGTTCAATCCACACACGCTCGATCTGCTGACGGCGTCCATCGCAACGCTCGGAAACATCGGGCCAGGGTTCGGCGTCGTCGGGCCGATGGGAAGCTACAACGGGTTTCCGGTGACTTCGAAACTTCTCATGGTCGTCTACATGTGGATCGGTCGCCTCGAGATCTTCCCGGTGCTCGTCTTGCTCACGGCCGCGTACTGGCGGTCGTGA
- the trkA gene encoding Trk system potassium transporter TrkA has protein sequence MRVVIVGAGEVGRSIAANLEADHDVIVIDRDERIVEELTYSHDVLTIQGDGTTIETLREADIERADLVIACTDSDESNVVICGAAKTATEGFTIARVRRRTLLETWEGSQGGFDVDFMVCTDLLTAQTIFRISGLPAAQDVDAFIGGLVQMAEFEIDADSPIANQTIRDADRYDSLTFAAVFRDDEMIVATGETIIQPGDYVVVIGSDDSVRNFARDLTCERKNRDEIVIVGASEVGFQAAREFESHGYHPRLIEHDPDRARAAAESLPGTTVLESDATDVEFLEREHVDEANIVIAALGNDEKNLLVSLLARRLGIDRTVAVIENLEYAELFETVGVDVAVNPREETAEEIVRFTRTTRTEKVAMLEHDRAEVIEIEAKLDSDLTGRTIQDSMAELPAGVVIGAISRGGDIVTPRGTTVIEPGDHIVLFVDSNVLDAVIEAI, from the coding sequence ATGCGGGTCGTGATCGTCGGCGCGGGCGAGGTCGGCAGATCGATCGCCGCGAACTTAGAGGCCGACCACGACGTGATCGTGATCGACCGCGACGAGCGCATCGTCGAGGAACTGACTTACTCCCACGACGTGCTTACGATACAGGGCGACGGAACGACGATCGAAACGCTCCGGGAGGCGGACATCGAGCGGGCGGATCTAGTGATCGCCTGTACCGACAGCGACGAGTCGAACGTCGTCATCTGCGGCGCGGCAAAGACCGCGACTGAGGGATTTACGATCGCTCGCGTCAGGCGACGAACACTGCTCGAGACCTGGGAGGGGTCACAGGGCGGCTTCGACGTCGACTTCATGGTCTGTACCGATTTGCTGACCGCACAGACGATCTTTCGCATTTCGGGGCTTCCGGCCGCCCAGGACGTCGACGCCTTCATCGGCGGGCTGGTCCAGATGGCGGAGTTCGAAATCGACGCCGACAGCCCGATCGCCAACCAGACGATCCGAGACGCTGATCGGTACGACTCGTTGACCTTCGCTGCGGTCTTCCGAGACGACGAGATGATCGTCGCCACCGGCGAGACGATCATCCAGCCGGGCGACTACGTCGTCGTCATCGGCAGCGACGACTCGGTTCGGAACTTCGCACGCGACCTGACGTGCGAGCGGAAAAACAGGGACGAGATCGTCATCGTCGGGGCCAGCGAAGTCGGCTTTCAGGCCGCACGAGAGTTCGAGAGCCACGGCTACCACCCGCGTCTCATCGAGCACGACCCTGACCGGGCGCGGGCGGCGGCGGAATCGCTGCCTGGGACGACCGTCCTCGAGAGCGACGCGACGGACGTCGAGTTCTTAGAGCGCGAGCACGTCGACGAGGCGAACATCGTGATCGCGGCGCTGGGCAACGACGAGAAGAACCTCCTCGTGTCGCTTCTGGCGCGGCGACTCGGGATCGATCGGACCGTCGCCGTCATCGAGAACCTCGAGTACGCGGAGCTGTTCGAGACCGTCGGCGTCGACGTGGCCGTCAACCCCCGCGAGGAAACGGCCGAAGAGATCGTTCGCTTCACGCGGACGACGCGCACCGAGAAGGTCGCGATGCTCGAACACGACCGGGCCGAAGTAATCGAAATCGAGGCCAAACTGGATAGCGACCTCACCGGACGGACGATTCAGGATTCGATGGCGGAACTCCCTGCCGGGGTCGTCATCGGCGCGATCTCTCGGGGCGGCGATATCGTGACGCCGAGGGGAACGACCGTCATCGAACCCGGCGACCACATCGTCTTGTTCGTCGATTCGAACGTACTCGACGCGGTAATCGAGGCGATCTAA